The following nucleotide sequence is from candidate division KSB1 bacterium.
CCAATACGTCGTCTGTCCCACTCGCGACGGACATGTGGTCATTCTGGACGCGGTCTCTGGGAAAAATCGGGCACGAAAGAAGTTCCGACCTGGCTATGAGATAACATGCGCCCTCTGCGAAGACGTGTTAGTCGTCGCAAGGCGCCATGGGGCTCCGAGTCTGAGCGTGCACAACCTCAGAGATGGCTCTGTGCTCTGGTCAGCAACTCCCGGTAGCATCGAGACGGAACCGCTCATTGCCGACGGTCGCCTGATCGTGGCGGCCGAGGAGAAGCGGCTGGTTGCCTATGAGCTGCGCACCGGCACCACGTTGTGGACTTTGCAATGCGAGGACCGCCTTCGCGCAACACCTGCCTACGGCGACGAAAAAATCGTGCTCGGCGGCGATGACGGCAGGGTGCGCGCCGTGGATGTCCGCACCGGCCATGTGCTCTGGCAATACCGGACCGGAGCGGCGGTGGTGGCACCGGCAGCAGTGGGCCACGGAATGGTATTCGTAGGCTCAACGGACCGGACCTTCTATGCGCTCTCGCTGGACTCAGGTCTGGTCCGTTGGGTGTTCCCCACAGCAGGCGCCATCAGGGAAGGCGCCTGCGTTACTGACTCCACGGTGCTTTTCGGAAGCAGCGACCACTTTCTCTATTGCGTGATGCTCCGCAGTGGCGTGGAGCGCTGGCGTTTCCAGGCCAAGAGCATCATTAGCACGCCTCCGGTGGTGGCAGGCTCCGTGGTGTTCGTGGGCTCTCTGGATCAGCACATCTACGCGATTGACGTGGAAACGGGCCGCGAGCTGTGGAAGTACGACACGGGCGGTCGGGTGCGAACGTCCCCTCTGGTGACC
It contains:
- a CDS encoding PQQ-binding-like beta-propeller repeat protein, with amino-acid sequence MLVVAAVAAGGCARLVLPEFVARGEASWLQFGGTPQRTNLAPAGVAPPLELVWQKKGTASAGKTLLSAGQYVVCPTRDGHVVILDAVSGKNRARKKFRPGYEITCALCEDVLVVARRHGAPSLSVHNLRDGSVLWSATPGSIETEPLIADGRLIVAAEEKRLVAYELRTGTTLWTLQCEDRLRATPAYGDEKIVLGGDDGRVRAVDVRTGHVLWQYRTGAAVVAPAAVGHGMVFVGSTDRTFYALSLDSGLVRWVFPTAGAIREGACVTDSTVLFGSSDHFLYCVMLRSGVERWRFQAKSIISTPPVVAGSVVFVGSLDQHIYAIDVETGRELWKYDTGGRVRTSPLVTGKTLVVAAEGSRVLAFRKKISP